The sequence TTTATATATaccataatttttaatgtattttaacagCTTAATCAGAGGCCTTGTTTTGGACCATGGGGCACGGCATCCTGATATGAAAAAAAGAGTAGAAGATGCATACATCCTTACATGCAATGTGTCATTAGAATATGAAAAAACGTGAGTTTATATTCTCTTACAAATGGAATCGAGAAGCAGGGGAGCTTGGtattttgggcaagtcacttctttgtgagactcagtttcttcactgtACAGACAATAATGCCTCAAATTGGGTTTGGGAGAATTCTAGGAATAAACTCAGAATATACCAGGGGCAGATCAGAATTAAGTGgctatttgttaaataaaataaacattctaaccgccccctcccccttttatttttaatagagaagTGAATTCTGGCTTTTTTTACAAGAGtgcagaagagagggagaaactaGTAAGAGCTGAAAGAAAATTCATTGAAGatagagttaaaaaaataatagacctGAAAAAGAAAGTCTGTGGTGACTCAAATAaaggttttgttgttattaatcaaAAGGTGAGAATGAATTTTGCTTTATAAACTAGtctgtatccattttgatttttcaggtgaaatatattaaaactaactttttgttgttgttaacaggGAATTGACCCATTTTCCTTAGATGCTCTTGCAAAAGAAGGCATAGTAGCTCTGCGCAGAgcgaaaaaaagaaatatggaaagGTACGGTGGATAGCAGATCATCTGGATGATGTGAATTTGTGCAAGTTAATTGAGATTATTCCTTTCCCCCCtctacttatttttgcttttccttttgataaaatacacataatacaAAATGtaccatttcccccttttttttaaagtaaaaaattcagtggcattaaattatattcacattgttatgcACCCATCACCATTAtccattttcagaattttttttagcATTGCAAACTgaaactgtacccattaaacagtaactccccTTATCTCCCCACACTCCTTCCCTTATAAATACTGTTCTGTTTGTCTCTGAATTTGGTACCACATATAAGGGAATCATAATAATTGCCCTTTTGTGTCTGTCTTATTTCAttaagcataatgttttcaagattcatccaggTTGTAATATGTATCAAAATTCCTATTTAAGgacaaatattccattgtatggataatATCACAtccttatttatccatttatctgtcagGAGACATTTATTTgggtttctaccttttggctatgaTGAATAATGCCACTATGAACATTAGTttatacttgttttatttttaaaatacgtttttattgattttagagaggatgggagagggagagagaaacattgtagCATCAAtgtagatcagctgcctcctgcatccccttgctgggggttgagcctgaaaccctgacatgtgccctaacctggtaacctcttggtgcctggcttgatgttcaaccacagagccacacctgcagggctatacttgttttatttttaaacaatgacatatagtgtatatgtatatttccaTTTCAGGAGACAGCATCGAAGTGTTTCAGAGAAATATGAGAAAGcttttgtttatctttaaaaatcagagaAGTATTTGCTGACTTGGGAAAAGTGGTTTAAATGGAGGGGTAGGAGAAAAGACCAGTTTTTAGCCAGTTGGTAGTAAATGGAcaagttaaaatacattttagaatataattttagTATGTCATTCTGAAAGATTGCTTcctaaaaataatcttttctttaaacataactaatagccctaaccggtttggctcggtggatagagcgtcggccttcggactgaaaggtcccaggttcgattccgatcaagggcatgtaccttggttgtgggcacatccccagtagggagtgagggagtgtgcaggaggcagctgattgatgtttctctctaatcaatgtttctaactctctatccctctcccttcctctctgtaaaaaatcaataaaatatatttaaaaaacaactaataaaaatcacttacatctccttttaaaatacttcaatatTTCAGGCTGACTCTTGCTTGTGGTGGAGTAGCTCTAAATTCTTTTGAGGACCTAAGTCCTGATTGTTTGGGACATGCAGGACTTGTCTATGAGTATACATTGGTAAGTGTATTTTCTTTCCAAAGGTAATACTTTTTGGTTCATGAATTCTTCAGTAGTAAAAACTCATTCAAACTTAGGATCAGATTTATGCTTTGTTTGCACACATTTTGATGGTCCATGTGTAGCAGTGATACTCCTTTGGGGAAGTCACATTTCTCTtacatgtgtttttgtttgtttgtttttaagaaattactTTAATGTGATCAGTGTGTTTTCTGTGAATGTGCCATTTACCATTTTTTCTCTGATCATTCTTTGTACAACTCTGTCttgtttttttgaaaatattctctttACATAGGGAGAAGAGAAGTTCACCTTTGTTGAGAAATGTAACAATCCTCGCTCTGTTACATTATTGGTCAAAGGACCAAATAAGCACACACTCACTCAAATCAAAGATGCAATAAGAGATGGCTTGCGGGCTGTTAAAAATGCTATTGATGATGGTAAGATCCTCTCTTTATTTCAGTTgtattctttttgctattctgtaAGGCATGGCTGAATACTGTGTTCTTTTTGTCAGTAGCTTACACAGCCAGACACCATGCAAAAGTAGTCTTCCCTTTAAAATGGCTATGATGGTATGCCAAGTTTTTTCATAGCATATCATTACTAAAAGTGGATACAAGTAAATGAGTTAAGAGATTGTAAGAGATGccctgatcagtttggctcagtggataaagtggaCTGGCaggtccaaggttcaattccggtcaagggcatgtaccttgattgcgggcacatccccagttgggggtgtgcaggaggcagctgattgatgtttctctctcattgatgtttctaactatccctctcccttcctctctaaaaaatcaataaatatatattttaaaagaggttGTAAGAGCTTCCAAGTGCTAGTTAAATCAGATCATATTATTTGATAGGTTGCTTTCAAATGCAGTATTAAAATTGCTGTCGTTACACTGAATTTTCAAGaaattgttttcatatatttttaaaaaatatattttttattgatttcagagaggaaggaagagggagagagatagaaacatcaatgatgagagagaatcattgatcggctgcctcctgcatgccccccactgggaatcgagactgccacctgggcatgtgcccttgactggaatcaaacctgggaccattcagtccacaggcagacgctctatccactgagccaaactgccagggccatgtatgtgtgttttaatttgttttataattccACAGTTTTCTTTATAGCTGagcattttctctcttcccccttccttccccacccatccAACAGGCTGTGTAGTTCCAGGTGGTGGTGCAGTGGAAGTGGCCATGTCACACGCCCTGGTGAAATACAAGCCCAGCGTAAAGGGCAGGGCCCAGCTTGGAGTTCAAGCGTTTGCTGATGCATTGCTCATTATTCCCAAGGTCTGACTATTGTAATAGTCCATTTTCTAAAGTGGTACAAAATGATTTCAGCTGGTGAATGTGAAAGTTTTTTGATAatatgggtttttttgtgtgtggggtttttttcataATGTGGATTTTGAGTAAGTTTGATCAGTTTTCTCCCTAACACTAGAACATCCAAACGTATTTGGTTTCCCTGGAAAGGAAACTTGAATATCTGAAGTTTCAGGTGGCAAGAGATAACTATTTTAAGAGGGTTTGCAGTGTGTAGCGGATATACTTGAGTACAAGCTTACTTTTTGTTTAAACTACAATTGATATAGTGATTTTCTATTGATAATTAATGgatatactatttatttattgtgcACTTGACTATCAGTTCTTAGGTCCTGTATTTTAAAGgtttaaatttgttttcctttaggTTCTTGCTCAGAATTCTGGTTTTGATCTTCAGGAAACACTAGTTAAAGTTCAAGCAGAGCATTCGGAATCAGGTCAACTTGTGGGTGTGGACTTGAACACAGGTAAGAGAATGCAACTATTTGTAGGGGGAAAACTTGATAATATAGGTGAGATAAAGCCAGGAAGAATCAAAAGAATCTTGGGGAGTTGCTTTGCAGTTTAATATTAGTCCTATCAGTGAACTCTAGGTTCTAAAATAtagtataaaaacaaaatgactaGATACAGTAATTAAGGGAATCGAATATATACATTTGAATAGTTTCAAAGAGTATGGATTTGTTGATGTTGCTGAGTGGTGGTAGGTGGTTCAGGTTAATATTGAAAAGCTTCATATTGGGTTTACTCAATTTATCAGGGACTATGATATGGAAATATAGATGATCATATTCACTGATGAAAAAAAGGCTGAGGGTAACAAATAATGCTGGAAGAGGGAAccaaatataatgaaatatttaaagccCTGGTCTTAGGCTAGTGTTGTAAGAGCACAAATTATGTAAGTACAAAGTGGAAGAGAGAACCGAGATCCCATCAATACGTAAGATCTGTTATCAACAGCattgtttatatttaataaaaatttatattctggAATGTGGAAAATGATAAGCCCATTTTGATCAGATTATAGTTCAAGTGCTGTAATTTAATATGGACAAATGTGTCCAGAAAAACAAGATGTTAAAGTATTTGGTTAACAGAATAGACAATAGCTAAGCAGAGATCAGTCACTTATCAAAGATACTGTGCACAGGAATCATAAGATCATTCTGATCTTATGACCTGTTATATATGATTTTAAGACAACTGGATTACTTTTCAGGTGAGCCAATGGTAGCAGCAGAAGTGGGCGTATGGGATAACTATTGTGTAAAGAAACAGCTTCTTCACTCCTGGTAAGTTTGGGAAAGCCAAAACTAAAATAACCTTTAGGTAATcatcatattctttttatttggCATATTCTGTTTAatttcccctacccccaccctcatcaaaatgtaaaagaaaaagtacagaaatggAACTTTTATgtatggagggggagagggacattTAATTGGATGTAATTTGCATTGTTTAGTTGGAAATTGAGTTGAATTAGGGTTCATATCTGGAATCTGAACcatctgattttttccccccctttcagCACTGTGATTGCCACCAACATACTCCTGGTCGATGAGATCATGCGAGCTGGAATGTCTTCTCTAAAAGGTTGAATTGAAGCTTCCCCTGTACTACCTGAATCATGAAGACTCTACAGAGTGATCCTAAGAATACAGCTATGGAATTTTTGTCCTGgcttcaaatgatttttaaaggaattttcttttcccatctgaagaaaggagagagcaaTGGCAAACCACCTATTAAAATTCCAAAGTCTGAAATTATAATTTacgctatttttaaaattgtactcaGTGTGTGCACAGCTAGCAGGCTGTTTTCACCCAATGTGCACAGAATATTTTGCTTTAGTTTCTGTGATACtaaaaaaacatattagaaaagcATATGGTATCTACCTTATTAAATATTCCTTGAAAAACAAATTTGcttgtttaataattttttctaatgtattttaatttatcaaGTTCCCTATTGAGCatttaagattaaaaattttatgctaatataaataacatttaagtAACAAGGTTTTGAAAGCATCCCTGTTTCTTTAGTATCAATTGCTGTGAGTAAAATGATTGGATCTTTTAGTGGGACATTTCATGCTTTGAAGTAGCTTTGCTAAAATGCTCCCCAGGAAAGTTAAGTGGGAGTGGGTAGAAAGATGGGTGAACTAGAGGCAAGGGAGTTGAAAGAGCTGCACAtttataaaatggcaaaaattaacATAGAGGAGACAGGCTTGAAGGCATGGTGACAGGCCTAGTTGAGAAGAGATTTTCAGGTAGACCATACTGTATTTTCACACCCTGGACCTTTACTTATGCTGAAATATCCATCCCAAAACCTCCAGTGTCGTTTTTCCCTCCCTCAAATTTGACTGTGtttccaaaaaattgttttttatacaGGTCAGGTGGTATAATTGTACAGTCCTTGAAGGTGAAATTGTGTTGCTAAGTTTTGTATTTTGAGGACTTGGCTACAGTGAgtgtgcaataaatatttaacttgaAACCTTTTCTGTCATCTTGCATTGGTATTCCAAGGCACAAAAGGGGTTGAATATAAAAGGGAAGGAAGTTAATCCAAATGTTCACAGAATCATGAAGGGGATTCTGAAGTGATAGGGCCTCTTCACACTAACCCTGAGAAAATTGCTTTTTCTTAACCTGACCCCACCCCTTCCTGGGCTTCTGGACTAATTAAGCCCTCTGGCTGACAATGTCTAAAGGATGCgccagggggcagtgtgggccAGGACGTAGTGCGTGTGGGGCGCATGCGCAGCAGAGTCATGGTGTATACCCAGTTCCTGGTGCTGCGGTGCTATGAGGTCCTCGCTGCTGCTGACCCTGCTGTCGCTCCTGTCCGGCCCGTGGATCGAGCTAGGTCAGTGTGCTGGCCTGCCCACTTAGCCCTAGCGCTTCTGTCCCAGGGATTACCAGGAAAGGGGTGGGGCGCTTTGCCCCCGTGGGGAAGACCGTAGCCCGGAGCAGCCTGAGGCACATCCCAGAGACGGCCAGCCCAGCGAGGCTAATAACAGCTCATACTGTATTTTACTTACTATTTTGGAATCTTTCAAGCATAAAGTAAAAGAACAGATTATAACTAAACGTGCCCCCTACGTACCCATCACCCAGTTTAACAGTTGCCAAGTTATGGCTAATCTTgcttctttggtaacccactttCCCCTCTCCTGGGATCATGCTAAAGTGAATGCAGGTATTATACAATTTTATTCGTAAATAACTCAGCTTGAATAGCCAAAAAGACAAGCAcgaaaaaaaaccaaaccataCCATTTTCCGcttacaaaattaacatccagttAGTGTTCAGATTTACCtactgtgttttttaattatagtttacttATTGAATTAGTGTCAAAATACACTTTATGCATTGCaattgtatgtttttttcttaattcccttTTGTTCTGAGATTTTCCTGTTTGCCTCATTAAGTCACTTTCTTCTTTAGGTCCTGATTTCCCTCCTGTTAAGTAAGGGGGTCAAATTAAAGATCCTTTTAATTTGACTTTTTGAGGCATACAAACAGCAAGTATGAAGGAGCTCGTCCAATTATTTTATGATAATTATTGTGCACTTGTGCTAGGGGTCAGGGGTACAATGGCAAAATAGAGGTAGTCCTTTCTTTTCTGGAGTACGTGATATAATGGTAAGAACTGATGAGTTCAACAAGTGGAAAGAAAGACAGTGAAAAACAGCATGAGCAGAAGTATGGGTAAAAAGGTGCTAGATATATTTTAGGGTATAGTGTCTAGATTTACCTAGCTGGGACAGGGGGTTTTGTGTAGAGGAATagaaaggtaagaaaataaacacttgttgaaAACCTACCATGTGCTCAGCATTTTACATGTTATTTGAATTCATGCAGCTATGCCTATGAGATAGAtgctattcccattttataaatgaagaaattgaaactcagattaagtaatttgcctaaggtcacccAGCAAATTAAGTGGCAGAACAGGAATTTATTgcatggggtttttttttgttgttgttgatcctcacccgaggatgtcttttatttatttatttatttatttatttatttatttattttaatatattttcattgatttcagagaggaagggagagggagagagagaaacatcaatgatgagagagaatcattgattggctgcctcctgcacaccccctactggggattgagccggtaACCCCgggcatgcacccttgactggaattgaacctgggacctttcagttcacaggccaccctttagtcctcaggccaatgctctattcactgagccaaacctgctagggcccaaggatgttttttcggttgacttttagagagcgtggaagggaggaggagagacagagaaacatcaacgtgagagagacattgaatggttgcctcccacatgcaccctgacctgggctaGTGATCAAGGctgcagccaaggtatgtgcctttgaccagaatcaaacccgagaccctcagtccaagggccagtactctgtccactgagccaaaccagcgagggccagaACAAGAATTTAAAGCCAAAATTTTaagcctccatttttttttttaagaacactcAGTTTTATGAGCATTACCTATGATCCAAAtattgccacttttttttttacatactcaTATATTACTGATGACACTCTTTTTCCTCTGCAGGGGATGGGCAGGTGACAAGCATGGTTCAGCTACCAGGTGGGAGATTCCAGATGGGAACAAATTCACCAGATGGCAGAGATGGTGAAGGACCTGTCCGGGAGGTGACAGTAAAACCTTTCGCCATCGACATATTTCCTGTCACCAACAAAGATTTCAGGTATATCAGGTATTCTTTCAGGAGTAAAGGCTCTTTTAaatcatcattcttttttttaaacaattcataagtttattttatttatttttaatatgtttttgttgattttagaaagagaggaaaggagagggagagatagatagaaacattaatgagagagaaacatcaatatcgattggctgcctcctgtatgcccctcactggggatcaagcccacagcctgggcatgtgccctgactgggaatagaaactGGTgactgctgaaaccggtttggctcagtggatagagcgtcggcttgtggactgaagggtcgcaggttcgattctggtcaagggcatgtatcttggttgcgggcacatccccagtaggaggtgtgtaggaggcagctgatcgatgttcctctctcatcgatgtttttaactttctatccctctcccttcctctctgtaaaaaaaatcaataaaatatattaaaaaaaaaaaaaaagaaactggtgacctcttggtgcatggatcaatgctcaaccactaagccacacaggctgggctcaaATCTTTATTCTTAATCTCTAGAAGGAAAATGGCTTGTTCACTGTCACATACCTTTGCAATAATACTGTGGGATAAGTGTATCTACTTTTTTTTAGGTGAAGAATCTGAAGTCCAAAAATGTTTACCTTACTCTCTGTTAATGGCAGACTTGAGCCTGTAACTCACATTCCCTGATTCTTGAGCCAGTGGATTTTCCATTGCACTGGGCATGGCATAAGGATTATGGGCAAAAGTGACACACTCCACAGAAATCTCTTCAACAGGGGAGAAGGGATTGGGAGAAGGGTCATACCAGCAAAGTGCCTTACATTCCCTTTATATTTACTAGTACTTTGGGAAGTGATGTTGTTTTAGGAGTCAAACAGTGTGGTTCTAACTCATTCTAAGAAGCCAAGTTGAAACGCCTTAGTTTCCTCAAGGTGATATGTTTTGTAACTTACCTTCAAATggcacaggtatgtgccctggctggtgtggctcaggtggatGAGTGTTGTCTCGTACACCAAATGGTCACTGGTtgaattccctgtcagggcacataaccgagttgggggtttgatccccagtcagggtgcatgcaggaggcagctaatttatgtttctttctcacattgatatttcttcttccctccctccctctttttctccctctttcctttcctctgtctctaaaatcagtaaaagcatgtttttgaaaaatattcattaaaaaaaatagtacaggGGTGATTATATAGAGAGGATGGGGGAAAGAAAGGGACTGGGAAGATAATAAAGCAAATGTGGGAAACGACTGAAATATTACATTTGCGGAGTTAAAACTTTTCAAGATAAAAGGTTATGGGGAAAAATTTATTCAGGAGACACACTGAAATAAGCATAGGATTGTTGGTATACTCCTCAGGCCCtttgactcagtgattccacCTCTAGGGATTTGTCTGAAGGAAAGAATTAAAGTTGTCCAAAAACATTTAGCTAAAAAAGATGACATTGTAAACTACTATTAACAATTTAAGGATCATTTAAACATATTGTATCAATATAATGATACTTAGCAGGCATTTAAAATCCTGTTGTCAAAAAAGAATTATGAGCccaaccagtatggctcagtggttgagtgttggcccatgaaccaggaggtcacggttcaattccctgtcaggacacatacccaggtttaggctccacccccagcagggggagtgcaggaggcagctgatcaatgtttctttctcatctctcattgatgtttctatctctctatccctctaccttcctctctgaaataaataaaaatatattaaaatatatatatttaaaaagagagttaTGAGATGTTAAATGAAGAAAGTAGcttacaaaataatatatagcttatgatcccatttttaaaaaactgtatataGAATGTAGATGCATTAAAAAAGTGGAAGTGCATTAGTTAACAGATTTTGCTCATGTTTTTGTGACTTCCAAATGACAATAATTACACTGCAGCACCTTGTCAAACGGGGTGGGAGAGTTGGGGAGTGGGGGCCAGGAATAATATGGAATGATATATATATTAGTTGGTGTGATAATggatgattttaaatttttttaaatttctcatttttttggtattttctcatttttctacaATACCATGTGTACTACTTATAtgtgcttttattaatttttttttttcagagaggaagggagtgagagagagaaacatcagtgatgagagagaatcattgattggctgccttctgcatgccccacactggggatcgagcccacactcaggcatgtgcccttgaccagaatcgaacctggaacccttcagtccacaggccgatgctctatccactaagccaaatcatTTAGGGTGCTTATACgtacttttaaaacatattttaaacaggaaagttgttaaaattgaaggagaaatcacTTCTGATTAGACTTGTACCATATCATGACAACCCAAAATAGATAGCTGCACAGTATGCACCTTTTACATTTCAAATCATGACCTAGAATATGTAGTGGTAGAAATATAATGTCACctctatgccgaaaccggtttggctcagtggatagagcgtcggcctgcggactcaagggtcccaggttcgattccagtcaagggcatgtacattggttgcgggcacatccccagtggagggtgtgcaggaggcagctggtcgatgattctctctcatcgatgtttccagctctttatccctctcccttcctctctgtaaaaaatcaataatatatatatatatttttttttaaaaaatatatattttattgatttttttacagagaggaagggagagggatagagagctagaaacatcgatgagagaagagagagacattgatcagctgcctcctgcacacccccaactagggatgtgcccgcaaccaatgtacatgcccttgaccggaatcgaacctgggacctttcagtccgcaggccgacgctctatccactgagccaaaccggtttcggcaataaaatatatttttaaaaaaagaaaaagaaatataatgtcaCCTCTAGTAAGCTCCCAAACTTTGCTTAGAACCCAACtttgtcttcctctctgtaaaagattcTCAGACTGTTCAGATGATCTGAGGCTGGCAAATAGCTATTGCTACCAAATCTGATCAACTCCTCTATTCTCAATGCCCCTCAGATGGGTGAATAATACCTTCTTATATCAGACAAGGCACACACGAGGTGATAATGAAAACCATCCATCTCACCTTAGTAATCTGTGTGCTGAGATTTGCTAAACCATACCAagctatatgaaaatatattctcaaaTCTCAGcaactcaatttttttcttttgtttttgttttctcagcaACTCATGTTAACTCAGGAACTCATTTTATTTGACtcagtttttttattctgttaGATGGAGATGATAACACCTGTTCTGCCTCCCTCTCATGAAATTAGGTATGTAAGAAAGACCTTTCAGAAAAGAAACCATGCCCCACCCTTAAATCTACtcagcagctttatttataatctctAAAAACTGGAGATAACCCACATGACCTGCAGTTGGTGAATGAGTAAACCAAATATGGTAcctccatgcaatggaatactactcagcaataaaaaggaacaaactacggATACctttgacaacatggatgaagctcagaagcattacgctaagtggaagaagccagaccCAAAAACTACATCCTGTGTAGTTCAATTTACGTGAAAGTATATATTCCAGGAAAGGCAAAACCATAGGGACAAAAAACGGGGGCCCAGAGGAAATTGGGGGTATGTTTGATGGAACTGCTCTGgttcttgattgtggtggtgactGTATGCTTTGTCAAAGTCACAAAAGCATACCCTAAAAAGACTGAATTTTACTGTATGTGAATTACACACACAGcaacagattttaaaagaaaatctcctGCTCGGGGGTTTCAGGTGAATTCCTTGGAGTTCATGGGACCTCTGTGATGTGGGACTTACAGGATGAGGCTAGGTGAGCTCTTCTGAAGCAGGAGCGGTGAGGGTGGAGCACAGAACCCTTTCCGCTGAGCCAAGCGAAATCTCTCTTTTCAGGGAGTTTGTCAGGGAGAAAAAGTACCGGACAGAGGCCGAGGCGTTTGGGTGGAGCTTTGTCTTTGAGGACTTTGTCTCCGAGGAGCTTAGAAACAAAGCGACTCAGCCAATGAAGGTGAGAAAACCTGGGCTTGGAGTTGAGGGAACGGGAGTGGGACCTGGACATAGCAGCATGTGGGGCGCGGGGTCACCTGGTAGAAATCAGACCTGAgagcgggaggcagggaggaagcgAGAGAAGCCCTCCCTGGGAGGGTCAGGTGAATACTCACGCCCAGGAAGTGAGCCCTGAGCTGGTTTCTGGGTAGAGAGACTGTAAAGATCCAGATAGATACATATGGGGCTCAAGATACATCCTGCACGAGCAGAACATCCTGACAAGCCTCCCCCTAATGAGGGCCGTGAGATGTCAGGCTTCAGAGATTCCTGACACAGCCTCCCTTGGACGCCCTGAGTCCCGGCCCGAAGGGTCTGCTCGGCCTCCTGTGTGTCAGTCGGGAAGGTGCCCATGGTGGGTTCGAGCATCTCGCAGTCTTGCTCCTGTTTTTAGTCATGCTCTTTCTTCTTCGTAGCCTGTTCTCTGGTGGCTTCCAGTGGAAAGGGCATTCTGGAGGCAGGTAAGGGCTGGTTCCTCCACCTTGTTTTCTACCCCTGGAGGGCTGGCTGCCCTAGACCCCTTGCCCATCTAGGAATACTGAGTTAAAAGGAGAAGTTTCAGGAAAACAGCCAAGAAAACCTGTTTCCTCGTCCTCTTCCCATCACCCATCCCATTTTTCTTGTCCGTCTCATGTGTAGTCTCTTCGTTCTGGACCTCTCCCCACTCA is a genomic window of Eptesicus fuscus isolate TK198812 chromosome 4, DD_ASM_mEF_20220401, whole genome shotgun sequence containing:
- the CCT6A gene encoding T-complex protein 1 subunit zeta; translated protein: MAAVKSLNPKAEVARAQAALAVNISAARGLQDVLRTNLGPKGTMKMLVSGAGDIKLTKDGNVLLHEMQIQHPTASLIAKVATAQDDITGDGTTSNVLIIGELLKQADLYISEGLHPRIVTEGFEAAKEKALQFLEQVKVSKEMDRETLIDVARTSLRTKVHAELADVLTEAVVDSILAIKKQDEPIDLFMVEIMEMKHKSETDTSLIRGLVLDHGARHPDMKKRVEDAYILTCNVSLEYEKTEVNSGFFYKSAEEREKLVRAERKFIEDRVKKIIDLKKKVCGDSNKGFVVINQKGIDPFSLDALAKEGIVALRRAKKRNMERLTLACGGVALNSFEDLSPDCLGHAGLVYEYTLGEEKFTFVEKCNNPRSVTLLVKGPNKHTLTQIKDAIRDGLRAVKNAIDDGCVVPGGGAVEVAMSHALVKYKPSVKGRAQLGVQAFADALLIIPKVLAQNSGFDLQETLVKVQAEHSESGQLVGVDLNTGEPMVAAEVGVWDNYCVKKQLLHSCTVIATNILLVDEIMRAGMSSLKG